CATTCCTCGGCAAGCCGATCGGCATCGTCGGCAACTCGCCGGGCGCGCTCGGCGGCGTCGCCGCCGTCAAGCATCTGCAGAACATCATGCCGGGCATCGCTGGCCCGATCATGGGGCAGCCGGAAATCTATCTGAACGGCGTCGGCGACGCCTTCGACGACAAGGGCAATCTCACCAAGGAATCGGTGCAGAAGGTGCTGCAGCAATATATCGACGCTTTTGCGGTCTTCGTCGAAAAGCAAAACAAATAGGCAGGCGCGAGGGCGGCGCGGGCAGGTATTAGTCTTCCGTTAACCGCGCCGCCGCATGGTTGTGCCATGGTTTCGCGCTCCCGACTCAAATCCCTGTTGACGGGGCTCGCCCTCTATACGATGGCGGCGGCCATGGTCGGCTATTTCGGTGTCAACGCCTATACCGGCAAATACGGCTTGAATGCGCGGCAGGAACTCGACCAGGAGATCATCGCGCTGACGTCGGAGCTGGCGCGGTTGAAGCGCGAACGCGCCGAGGGCGAGCAGCGGGTATCGCTGCTCAGGTCCGACCGGGTCGATCCCGACATGCTGGACGAGCGCGCGCGCTATCAGCTCGATTACGCCAATCCGCGCGATCTGGTCCGGACCATCCATCCGAAGTAATCGTCATATTTCAAAATCCATCGAAATCAGTTTCGAAAATGTCGCGTCGCATTGCACTGCGGCATAGCGAATTATTCGCCGCGTCACGCAATCCTTTCATGGCGGTTTGAGTTGGGATAGAGAGGGCTATTCATTCTCTCATCCGGAATTGCCATGGCCGCACCGAAGAAAAGCGTCACAAAGGAAACGGGACAGGAAAAGGCTAACGGCTCCCCTCCGGAATTCACCAGGCAACAGGAACTCAGCGCACTGCGCGACATGCTGCTGATCCGGCGCTTCGAGGAGAAGGCCGGCCAGCTCTACGGCATGGGCGCGATCGGCGGCTTCTGCCACCTTTACATCGGCCAGGAAGCCATCGTCGTCGGCATGCAGATGGCCCTGAAAAATGGCGATCAGGTCATAACCGGATACCGCGACCACGGGCATATGCTGGCCTGCGGGATGGAAGCCAAGGGCGTGATGGCCGAATTGACCGGACGCCATGGCGGCTATTCCAAAGGCAAGGGCGGCTCCATGCACATGTTCAGCAAGGAGAAGAATTTCTTCGGCGGCCACGGCATCGTCGGCGCGCAAGTGTCGCTCGGCACCGGCCTTGCCTTTGCCAACCGCTACCGCGGCAACGATCATGTCAGCCTGGCCTATTTCGGCGACGGCGCCTCGAACCAGGGCCAGGTCTACGAAAGCTTCAATATGGCGGAGCTGTGGAAGCTGCCTGTCATCTACATCATCGAGAACAACCGCTACGCCATGGGCACCTCGGTGACACGGGCCTCCGCGCAAACCGATTTTTCCAAGCGCGGCATCTCTTTCAACATTCCCGGCAAGCAGGTCGACGGCATGGACGTCCGCGCGGTGAAGGCCGCCGGCGACGAGGCGGTCGCGTGGTGCCGCGCCGGCAACGGGCCCTACATCCTGGAGATGCAGACCTACCGCTACCGCGGCCATTCGATGTCGGATCCGGCGAAATACCGCACCCGCGAGGAGGTCGAAAAGGTCCGCCAGGATCAGGATCCGATCGAGCAGGTTCGCAATCGCCTGCTGGCGGCCAAGATGAGCGAACAGGACTTGAAGGCGATCGACGCCGAGGTGCGTGAGATCGTCAACGCATCCGCCGACTTCGCGCAGCACGATCCCGAGCCTGATGCGTCCGAATTGTGGACCGACGTTTATCGCTGAGCGCAGACGAGAGAGCGAATTTCCTGGAGTTACCATGCCAATTCAAGTGCTGATGCCTGCGCTGTCGCCGACCATGGAGAAAGGCAACCTTTCGAAATGGTTGAAGAAGGAGGGCGAGGCGATCAAATCGGGCGATGTCATCGCCGAGATCGAAACCGACAAGGCGACGATGGAAGTCGAGGCCACCGATGAGGGCACCCTCGGCAAGATACTGATCCCGGAAGGCACCGAAGACGTCGCCGTCAATACGCCGATCGCGACCATTCTGGCCGACGGCGAGACAACAGCCGATCTCGGCAAGGCGCCGGCTCCGAAGGCGGCTCCGGTCGCGCCCAGTGTCGCGCAGGAAGTGGCCGAGTCGCGCTCGCCGGCCGGCGAGGGCAAGCCGATGATTTCGGCCCCCACCGCCTCCGTCGCTCCCGCGGCTGTTGCCGAACCCGATCCCGAAGTGCCCGCCGGCACCGAGATGGTGACCATCACCATCCGCGAAGCACTGCGCGAC
The genomic region above belongs to Bradyrhizobium sediminis and contains:
- a CDS encoding FtsB family cell division protein, with the translated sequence MVSRSRLKSLLTGLALYTMAAAMVGYFGVNAYTGKYGLNARQELDQEIIALTSELARLKRERAEGEQRVSLLRSDRVDPDMLDERARYQLDYANPRDLVRTIHPK
- the pdhA gene encoding pyruvate dehydrogenase (acetyl-transferring) E1 component subunit alpha, whose product is MAAPKKSVTKETGQEKANGSPPEFTRQQELSALRDMLLIRRFEEKAGQLYGMGAIGGFCHLYIGQEAIVVGMQMALKNGDQVITGYRDHGHMLACGMEAKGVMAELTGRHGGYSKGKGGSMHMFSKEKNFFGGHGIVGAQVSLGTGLAFANRYRGNDHVSLAYFGDGASNQGQVYESFNMAELWKLPVIYIIENNRYAMGTSVTRASAQTDFSKRGISFNIPGKQVDGMDVRAVKAAGDEAVAWCRAGNGPYILEMQTYRYRGHSMSDPAKYRTREEVEKVRQDQDPIEQVRNRLLAAKMSEQDLKAIDAEVREIVNASADFAQHDPEPDASELWTDVYR